The Nitrospirota bacterium DNA window TGCGTATTTCAGCGATCGCGGACGGCTGTTTCAGTTTGATCGCGGACGGCGTTTCAGCGTGATCGTGGACGGCATTTCGCGGTGATCGCGGCCGGGCACGGATGCGCGCAAGCGATGTTGGCAATGGTAGCGCAGCGATGTCGCAGGCTTGTCCACGGCGGCGCGCGGGCGTCGCGTGCGACGAACGCGAACGCGCGCCGCGGTGGGCAAGCCGTGTGGTGCGCGTCGACGGTGGACGGGCTGCGGTCATGCGGACTCGCCTGCTGTGCGCGGCTTCTTGCGCAGCGATTCGCCTTTGAGCGCGATGCGGTGCGCGCTGTGTACGAGGCGGTCGAGGATCGCGTCGGCCACGGTGGGATCGGCGAGCCAGGCGTGCCACAGCTTGATCTCCAGTTGGCTGGTGATGAGCGTCGAGCGGGAGCCGATGCGATCGTCGAGCAGTTCGAGCAGATCGTTCTGCTCGCCGGGCACCAGCGGCTTGAGCGCCAGGTCGTCGAGCACCAGCAGATCGATGCGAGCGAGCTGCGCCAGCCGGCGCGCGAAGCTGCCGTCGCCGTGCGCGATGCGTAGCTCCTCCAGCAGGCGCGAGCAGCGCGCGTACAGGACGCTGAAGCCGCAGCGCGCGGCGCGCTGCGCCAGCGCGCACGCGATCCAGGTTTTGCCCACGCCGGTGGCGCCGGTGACGAGCACGTTGTGGCCGCGGCGCAGCCAGTCGCAGGTCGCCAGTTCGGTGACGAGGCCACGGTCCAGGCCGCGGCTGCCGCGCCAGTCGATGTCCTCGATGCAGGCGCTGCTGTCCTTGAGCTTGGCGGCTTTGAGCAGGCGTGCCACGCGCTTGCCGTCGCGCCAGTCGATCTCGTGCTGCACGAGCATGCCGAGGCGCTCGTCAAAGCTCAGCGTCGCGGCGCTGGCGGCCACGGCGCCGTCGGCCAGCGCGTGGACCATGCCATCCAGGCGTAGCGCGCGCAGCTGGGTCAGGGTGTGTTCGTTGAGCAAGGCAACCTCCTGGGGTCAGTGGTAGTAGTCGGGACCGCGCACGTTGTCGTGCTGCGCGACGGTGGGAAGCGGTGCTGCCGCCGCCGCCAGGGGCTGGCGGTCGACACCGCGCTTCAGAATCGAATCCACACTGCGGTACAGCGGCGCGCCGATGGCCAAGGCGCGCGCGCAGGCGGCCTCCAGCCGCTCGGCGCCGCAGGCGCGTGCCAGCCGCTGCAGCCCGAGGCAGGCGCGGTAACCCTGCTCGGGATGCGGGCGGTGCTCGAGCTGCCAGCGCACGACGGCGGCCGTGCTGGGACCGATGCGTTCCGCCCAGTGCAGCAGCTTGGCCGGCGTCCACTCGCGATGCGCGCGGTGCGCCGCCGGCATGTGCTCGGCCACCGTCGTGTGTCGACCGCGTGCGCTGCTGTAGGCGTGGCAGGCCACGCGGCTGTGCGCGGCGAACACCTCGACGGTGGCGGCGGTGACGCGCACCTGCACCTGCGTGCGCACGAGGCGATACGGCACCGAGTAGTAGTGGCCGTCGACGTCGATGTGGTAGTCGATGTTCACGCGCGCCGTCTTCCAGCGCGCCGGCATGAAGCGCGCCGCCGGCAGCGGCCGCAGCGCCGGCGCATCGATTTGCTCGAAGGCGCTGGCGCGGCTGCCGGGCAGCTTCTTGAACGGCCGCGCGTTCAGCTCGGCCAGCAGCTCGGCGACGGCGGCATTCAGCGCCGCCAGGCTGAAGAAGCGCCGGTGGCGCAACCGTGCCAGGATCCAACGCTCGACCAGCAGCACCGCGGCCTCGACCTTCGGTTTGTCGCGCGGATGCGCGGGCCGCGCCGGCAGGATCGTGACGCCATAATGCGCGGCGAACTCCTCGGCCAGCCGATTGGGTTGCGGTTCGTAGCGGCTGGGCTGCGCGATCAGCGCACGCGTCTGATCGGGCACCACGAGCACCGGCACGCCGCCGATGAACTCGAACGCGGCCACGGTCGCGCCGATCCAGTCGGCGCTCGTCTGCGC harbors:
- the istB gene encoding IS21-like element helper ATPase IstB, which codes for MLNEHTLTQLRALRLDGMVHALADGAVAASAATLSFDERLGMLVQHEIDWRDGKRVARLLKAAKLKDSSACIEDIDWRGSRGLDRGLVTELATCDWLRRGHNVLVTGATGVGKTWIACALAQRAARCGFSVLYARCSRLLEELRIAHGDGSFARRLAQLARIDLLVLDDLALKPLVPGEQNDLLELLDDRIGSRSTLITSQLEIKLWHAWLADPTVADAILDRLVHSAHRIALKGESLRKKPRTAGESA
- the istA gene encoding IS21 family transposase, with product MPTPRITMRQLRELLRLHLLGGRSYAECGRALGVAKSTAGKIAALARAAGLDWSAIERLSDEQLEARLYRSPVPRCARQLEPDYAHIHQELKRPGVTLQLLWEEYARGNERAYKYTSFCVKYRQWRQALALSMRQTHVAGERLFIDYAGQTVAIVDAASGAITPAQIFVAVLGASNYTFACATLAQTSADWIGATVAAFEFIGGVPVLVVPDQTRALIAQPSRYEPQPNRLAEEFAAHYGVTILPARPAHPRDKPKVEAAVLLVERWILARLRHRRFFSLAALNAAVAELLAELNARPFKKLPGSRASAFEQIDAPALRPLPAARFMPARWKTARVNIDYHIDVDGHYYSVPYRLVRTQVQVRVTAATVEVFAAHSRVACHAYSSARGRHTTVAEHMPAAHRAHREWTPAKLLHWAERIGPSTAAVVRWQLEHRPHPEQGYRACLGLQRLARACGAERLEAACARALAIGAPLYRSVDSILKRGVDRQPLAAAAAPLPTVAQHDNVRGPDYYH